The Staphylothermus marinus F1 genome has a segment encoding these proteins:
- a CDS encoding vWA domain-containing protein translates to MNKYFSQKTKSTDKDELIGVLSSISYDDPVVKYRGSKVTKIASLIAEKELKIPISLAIDLFYVFYLPMPILKPRDSISKNKRYHYKVIDSLLKSSFIHDIRSKTVVDSLMSSIAASIFISEFKQLENERSFGNATSNRRGEQEGREDEKAIRRNVEKAIANTMRDVENAKKLRMLIEGERPGTVSIMAYEEYGPELIRLARNVEVRKILEILAGIKPWNINIPERKQRFKHGELMGYELGKDIERIVPSALALPDELFYLRFLENRLLLYQKMLSQGKGPLYVLLDKSGSMDGIKMTWAKAVALSLYMRAVREHREFYFRFFDSIPYPLAKISRRPRASNVLKLIDYIARVRGSGGTDISKAIITACNDIRTGSVRETSDIIIITDGVDRIAEQLVTYNLRKANARLISVMIMGDNKSLKNISVKYFTVSRFNTKNIIQIVEA, encoded by the coding sequence ATGAATAAATATTTCAGCCAAAAAACTAAATCAACAGATAAAGACGAATTAATAGGGGTCTTAAGTAGTATAAGCTATGATGATCCTGTTGTTAAATATAGGGGTAGTAAAGTAACGAAAATAGCTAGTTTAATAGCTGAGAAAGAATTAAAAATACCTATTTCTCTAGCAATAGACTTGTTCTACGTATTCTATTTACCGATGCCGATATTGAAGCCGCGAGACAGTATCTCGAAGAATAAAAGATATCATTACAAAGTAATAGACTCCCTTCTAAAATCTAGTTTCATACATGATATAAGAAGTAAAACAGTAGTTGATAGCTTAATGAGTAGTATAGCTGCTAGTATATTTATTTCAGAGTTCAAACAACTTGAAAATGAAAGATCGTTTGGCAATGCAACAAGTAATAGAAGAGGAGAACAAGAAGGTAGAGAAGATGAAAAAGCTATTAGGAGAAATGTAGAGAAAGCAATTGCTAATACTATGAGAGATGTTGAAAATGCTAAAAAACTGAGAATGCTTATAGAGGGTGAACGTCCTGGAACAGTTAGTATTATGGCGTATGAAGAATATGGTCCAGAACTCATTAGGCTGGCTAGAAATGTTGAAGTAAGAAAAATACTGGAAATACTAGCAGGAATTAAGCCTTGGAACATAAATATACCTGAGAGAAAACAAAGATTTAAACATGGAGAATTAATGGGTTATGAGTTAGGCAAAGATATTGAGCGAATAGTTCCTTCAGCTCTCGCATTACCAGATGAGTTATTCTATCTAAGATTCCTCGAGAATAGATTGCTTCTATACCAGAAAATGCTTAGTCAAGGTAAGGGACCCCTATATGTATTACTGGATAAATCGGGTTCAATGGATGGAATAAAGATGACTTGGGCGAAAGCTGTAGCATTAAGCTTGTATATGAGAGCCGTTAGAGAACATAGGGAATTTTATTTTAGATTCTTTGATAGCATACCGTATCCACTGGCAAAAATAAGTAGAAGACCTCGGGCTAGCAATGTATTGAAACTCATAGATTATATCGCTAGGGTTAGAGGAAGCGGTGGAACAGATATTTCTAAAGCAATTATTACTGCATGTAATGATATTAGAACAGGCAGTGTAAGAGAGACAAGCGATATCATAATAATAACAGATGGTGTTGATAGAATAGCTGAACAATTAGTGACCTACAATCTAAGAAAAGCTAATGCAAGACTTATATCAGTAATGATTATGGGTGACAATAAGAGTTTAAAGAATATATCGGTAAAATATTTCACTGTATCAAGATTTAATACAAAGAATATTATCCAGATTGTTGAGGCATAG
- a CDS encoding AAA family ATPase, whose translation MEQGFTQLLHKAHKFVEELARPFVGREEEAKVIALAIISGEHVVLIGEPGTAKSALARRAAELINAKFFKYLLTKFTEPDELFGPLDINALKQGKYVRITRNKLPEAEIAFIDEIFNANSAILNMFLTIMNERIVYDGYNEIKVPLWTMIAASNNVPDEPELQALYDRFLYRHFVKPISEDKWAELLEASWKIESGLYEHAEPILSMNDVRMLNKILYEVNLEPIKEKLLKLYAIFEDQGIHITDRRKGKALKAIAASALLDRRMSAREEDLFVLKHIAPHDMEEMEQANAILLDEIKATEKHLRELAEIEANAREAKNYIMKVTDFDPRLVDYLRSFEAVRERVRRIAEETSDEVVRQRGLDVLSEVNEVIDMVKRKFMI comes from the coding sequence ATGGAACAAGGATTTACACAACTATTACATAAAGCACATAAGTTCGTCGAAGAATTGGCGAGACCATTTGTTGGTAGGGAAGAAGAAGCTAAAGTAATAGCATTAGCTATTATATCGGGCGAACACGTCGTCTTAATAGGTGAGCCTGGCACTGCTAAGTCAGCATTAGCTAGGAGAGCCGCCGAACTTATCAATGCTAAGTTCTTCAAATATTTATTAACAAAATTCACTGAGCCGGATGAACTATTTGGTCCTCTTGACATTAATGCGTTAAAACAGGGTAAATACGTACGTATAACTCGTAATAAACTTCCAGAAGCTGAGATAGCTTTTATTGATGAAATATTTAATGCTAATTCAGCAATACTGAACATGTTCCTCACAATAATGAATGAGAGAATAGTATATGATGGATATAATGAGATAAAAGTTCCTTTATGGACAATGATAGCTGCAAGTAATAATGTTCCAGACGAGCCCGAGCTTCAAGCACTATACGATAGGTTCCTATATAGGCACTTCGTTAAACCCATTAGTGAGGATAAATGGGCAGAATTATTAGAAGCATCCTGGAAAATAGAATCAGGACTTTATGAGCACGCCGAACCTATTTTATCGATGAACGATGTTAGAATGCTAAATAAAATACTTTATGAGGTAAATCTTGAACCAATTAAAGAAAAACTATTAAAACTATACGCTATCTTCGAGGATCAAGGAATACATATCACTGATAGGCGTAAAGGAAAAGCATTGAAAGCTATTGCAGCCTCTGCACTTCTAGATCGTAGAATGAGTGCTAGAGAAGAAGACTTATTCGTGTTAAAACACATTGCTCCACATGATATGGAAGAAATGGAACAAGCAAATGCTATACTACTAGATGAGATTAAAGCTACTGAAAAACACTTAAGGGAACTTGCTGAAATTGAGGCAAATGCTAGAGAAGCCAAAAATTATATCATGAAAGTAACTGATTTTGATCCAAGACTAGTTGATTACTTGAGAAGCTTTGAAGCTGTACGGGAAAGAGTTAGGAGAATAGCTGAGGAGACAAGCGATGAAGTTGTTAGGCAGAGAGGGCTTGATGTATTATCTGAAGTTAATGAAGTAATTGATATGGTTAAAAGAAAATTCATGATCTAA
- a CDS encoding GIY-YIG nuclease family protein, which yields MSKYDIPKSKGYYVLFINVGKACRITTRSGKKFNIKPGIYVYLGSAFGRGGLYSRIMRHLRKRKKLFWHIDYLLTCKQVEIIEYLTIECSKNKCIDYESFISRTLTNMFEPIKGFGCSDKPKDTSHLFYCGRSMHRCKSLIEKILANTNSKL from the coding sequence ATGAGTAAATACGATATCCCTAAAAGTAAAGGATACTATGTCTTATTCATAAATGTTGGTAAAGCATGTAGAATAACGACTAGGAGCGGGAAAAAATTCAATATTAAACCAGGTATCTACGTATATTTAGGCTCAGCTTTTGGAAGAGGCGGACTATATTCTAGAATAATGAGGCATCTCAGAAAAAGAAAGAAACTATTTTGGCACATAGATTATTTACTAACCTGTAAACAAGTAGAGATCATAGAATACCTAACTATAGAATGCTCAAAAAATAAATGCATAGATTACGAATCATTCATATCTAGAACACTAACAAACATGTTTGAACCAATAAAAGGGTTTGGTTGTAGCGATAAACCCAAAGATACTTCTCATCTCTTCTATTGTGGGAGATCCATGCACAGATGTAAGTCATTAATAGAAAAAATACTAGCGAATACAAATTCAAAACTATGA
- a CDS encoding OB-fold nucleic acid binding domain-containing protein has product MSESDKINSSSSNKKNIIDLKAGEEGVHITARVLETTPPKVIQTRKGPRTISNAVLGDKTGRVNATLWGSKAGTLEEGKVVDIKGAWTTSYRGKVQINIGRSTEVNEVDDKEVPSAEEIPEDQPTAPDTYRNRAFGARKQGFYRQGRGTYRRK; this is encoded by the coding sequence ATGTCCGAATCAGATAAGATAAATTCCTCATCTTCTAATAAGAAAAACATCATAGATCTAAAAGCTGGTGAAGAAGGAGTACACATAACTGCTAGAGTACTAGAAACAACTCCGCCAAAAGTAATACAGACAAGGAAAGGACCTAGAACAATAAGCAACGCTGTACTCGGAGATAAAACAGGCAGAGTTAATGCAACATTATGGGGTAGTAAAGCAGGAACACTGGAAGAAGGCAAAGTTGTAGATATAAAAGGTGCTTGGACAACCAGTTACCGCGGAAAAGTCCAGATCAATATTGGGAGGAGCACCGAAGTAAACGAAGTAGATGATAAAGAGGTTCCTTCAGCTGAAGAAATACCCGAAGACCAACCAACAGCACCCGATACATACAGAAACAGAGCATTTGGCGCTCGTAAACAAGGATTTTATAGACAAGGAAGAGGAACCTATAGGCGAAAATAG
- a CDS encoding PqqD family protein: MCAENSNEQHKEQINANEMFNEIKTLKPLRQGVFLGEEDEKFYVAKSEKEVYELSALAYYVWLLCDGEHTVNEILERMSNDIKVEQSEVIEPLVLSLHSLSHAGLVRFA, translated from the coding sequence ATGTGTGCAGAGAACTCAAATGAGCAACATAAAGAACAAATAAACGCTAATGAAATGTTTAATGAAATAAAAACGTTGAAACCTCTTAGGCAAGGAGTTTTCCTAGGCGAAGAAGACGAGAAATTCTATGTCGCCAAATCCGAGAAGGAAGTATATGAGCTATCAGCATTAGCATATTATGTATGGCTACTATGCGATGGAGAACATACTGTTAACGAGATCCTTGAAAGAATGAGTAACGATATAAAAGTAGAACAATCAGAAGTTATAGAGCCACTAGTTCTATCTCTACATAGTCTATCTCATGCTGGCCTAGTAAGATTCGCTTAA
- a CDS encoding transglutaminase-like domain-containing protein — translation MNAVIKIIAIFMIIVILNNIYTSQGLFSNYSFSNNYRLDLENYIVGVKIYGNITNLGKEPIYLNETDLFVFDYPLNLSDQRVIGAKAYVDSNISSYHITGTEDTASLIIETPLANSTLKPNDTISVGVEYNVSINRKDRVLAIVDFNTYNTSFLIEKAGTWRDIPQELLINNTESTKLWNYTNPLIQLLLKYFNQTIDKNKPLSLVLNIMSWFDKNIIYSTRIPPRHPWEVLVEGAGDCDDQSNLLITVLRAFKIPSYLEIGFVYISKNYYYKGTEANGYFIYVFKGGGGHGWVVAYIPPWGWLRIDLTASLGKGLDHIRNAAFYILPTVVIERVRKGDYAVQSAKSTQEIEEKHLLTYVVLEMIDYQFVNNSS, via the coding sequence ATGAATGCAGTAATAAAAATAATTGCAATATTCATGATAATAGTGATACTGAACAACATATATACTTCTCAGGGACTGTTCAGTAATTATAGTTTTTCAAATAATTATAGACTCGACTTAGAAAACTATATTGTTGGAGTCAAAATATATGGTAATATAACAAATTTAGGGAAAGAACCTATTTATTTAAATGAAACTGATCTCTTCGTATTCGATTACCCATTAAATCTTTCTGATCAGCGAGTAATTGGTGCAAAGGCATATGTTGACAGTAATATTAGCAGTTATCACATTACCGGGACAGAAGATACAGCATCCTTAATTATTGAAACACCTCTGGCTAATTCAACGCTTAAACCTAACGATACAATTTCCGTAGGGGTAGAATATAATGTTTCAATTAATCGTAAGGATCGTGTATTAGCGATAGTTGATTTCAACACTTATAATACAAGTTTCCTTATAGAAAAAGCTGGTACATGGAGGGATATTCCTCAAGAACTATTAATAAACAATACAGAGTCGACAAAGTTATGGAATTATACTAATCCATTAATACAACTATTACTAAAATACTTTAATCAAACCATTGATAAGAATAAGCCTTTATCTTTAGTTCTAAACATAATGAGTTGGTTCGATAAAAACATTATTTACTCTACCCGAATACCGCCCAGACATCCATGGGAGGTTCTCGTTGAGGGAGCTGGAGATTGTGATGATCAATCCAATCTATTAATCACTGTTCTCCGTGCTTTCAAAATACCTAGTTATCTTGAAATAGGATTTGTATATATATCAAAGAACTACTACTATAAGGGAACCGAAGCCAACGGATATTTCATCTATGTATTTAAAGGTGGAGGAGGACATGGATGGGTTGTAGCATACATTCCTCCTTGGGGATGGTTAAGAATAGACTTAACAGCTAGCTTGGGTAAAGGGTTAGACCATATAAGAAATGCAGCATTCTACATTCTTCCAACAGTAGTTATAGAAAGAGTTAGAAAAGGTGATTATGCTGTCCAATCAGCTAAATCTACGCAGGAAATAGAGGAGAAACACTTGCTAACATATGTAGTCTTAGAAATGATTGATTATCAATTCGTTAATAATAGTTCATAA
- a CDS encoding thiolase domain-containing protein produces MDKIYIVGVGMTKIGRFYERSGRELFVEALSKAIDDAGGLKPKALVVGNMTSSVLMEQDSLGALLADYGGLRGVPAFKVEAACGSGGAAFYAGYSLVKSGLADVVAVGGLEKLTENLTSAVTKALAQAADAEYELFYGVSFTGLNAMIARLYMNKFNYTREDLAYWALRMHEYASYNPYAQLPRKTTLEAILKSPVVADPLHLFDCSPIGDGAAVAILVRGEERAREIAKAMGRDVLVEVKGVALATDSVDLGSRNNLLALESTIKASREAYKMAGIRAKDIDYVEVHDAFHITGYLALEDMGFAPKGEAPKLWKEGRFGKGDKPEVNFSGGLKARGHPVGATGVYQIVEATMQLRGDFPGYKASDPEIAATQNIGGVGTYTTVTVLKRT; encoded by the coding sequence TTGGATAAGATCTATATTGTAGGCGTAGGTATGACTAAGATTGGCAGATTCTATGAGCGTAGTGGTAGAGAATTATTTGTTGAAGCATTATCGAAAGCAATCGATGATGCTGGTGGGCTAAAACCGAAAGCACTTGTAGTTGGAAATATGACTTCTAGCGTGTTAATGGAGCAGGACAGTCTTGGCGCACTTCTAGCAGATTATGGCGGTCTCAGAGGTGTTCCAGCTTTTAAAGTTGAAGCGGCATGTGGTAGTGGTGGTGCTGCATTCTATGCTGGCTATAGCTTAGTCAAATCAGGCTTAGCTGATGTTGTTGCTGTTGGTGGTTTGGAGAAATTAACTGAAAACTTGACTTCTGCGGTCACTAAAGCATTGGCGCAGGCAGCTGATGCAGAGTATGAATTGTTTTATGGTGTAAGCTTTACAGGGTTAAATGCTATGATTGCTCGGCTATACATGAACAAGTTTAACTATACCCGTGAAGATCTAGCTTATTGGGCTCTGCGAATGCATGAGTATGCCTCGTATAATCCTTATGCACAATTACCTAGAAAGACGACTTTAGAAGCCATACTGAAAAGTCCCGTGGTTGCTGATCCTCTGCATCTATTTGATTGCTCACCAATAGGTGACGGTGCAGCGGTAGCTATTCTTGTCAGGGGAGAGGAAAGAGCTAGAGAAATAGCCAAAGCTATGGGTAGGGACGTCTTGGTGGAAGTTAAAGGAGTTGCATTGGCAACCGACTCTGTTGATCTAGGCTCTAGAAACAACTTGTTAGCATTAGAATCAACGATCAAAGCTAGTAGAGAAGCATATAAAATGGCTGGTATTAGGGCAAAAGATATAGACTATGTAGAAGTACATGATGCTTTTCATATCACCGGATACCTCGCATTAGAAGATATGGGCTTCGCTCCGAAAGGTGAAGCTCCAAAACTATGGAAAGAAGGAAGATTCGGTAAAGGCGATAAACCAGAGGTGAACTTTAGTGGTGGATTAAAAGCTCGCGGACACCCTGTAGGAGCTACAGGTGTTTATCAAATAGTTGAAGCTACTATGCAGTTGCGAGGGGACTTTCCAGGTTATAAAGCAAGTGATCCAGAAATAGCTGCTACCCAAAATATTGGTGGAGTAGGAACATATACTACTGTTACTGTATTAAAGAGAACGTAA
- a CDS encoding acyl-CoA carboxylase subunit beta has protein sequence MEEVKKYREKSILGGGVEKIEKQREKGKLWVRDRIQKLLDPGSFEELQWMRIHRSTYFGLDKIKYYGDGVVVGYGRIDGRLVYIYAQDFSVMGGSIGESHADKIVRIINMAIETGAPVIGLYDSGGARIQEGVASLHGSGRIFAANVKASGVIPQISLILGPCAGAASYSPALTDFIIMVKNAFMFITGPEVVKAATGVETTFTELGGAHIHSATSGVAHFVTDDEDSAFQLTRKLLSYLPNSFDEDPPYVKTSDPIDRRIDELYEIVPTDPMKPFDVREVIMRIVDDGDFLEVHRDYARSAVVGFGRIGGHTVGIVANQPMVNAGVIDIDASNKIARFVRFCDSFNIPVITFVDTPGFMPGIDQEHGGIIRHGAKILYAYAEATVPIITVIMRKAYGGAYIAMGSRSLGADIVYAWPTAEIAVMGPEGAVRILYRKEAAKQPNPKEYLEKKLVEYRKIFANPYRAAELGYVDDIIDPALTRLKIYKALEALKAKKEEMLHIVPRKHGNIPL, from the coding sequence ATGGAGGAAGTTAAAAAATACCGTGAAAAATCAATACTTGGTGGAGGAGTAGAGAAAATAGAAAAACAGAGGGAAAAAGGGAAATTATGGGTTAGAGACAGGATACAGAAACTTCTTGATCCGGGATCTTTCGAAGAGCTTCAATGGATGAGAATTCATCGCTCCACATATTTCGGGCTGGATAAGATTAAATATTATGGAGACGGCGTAGTTGTTGGTTATGGTAGGATAGATGGGAGACTTGTATATATTTATGCACAGGATTTCTCAGTAATGGGGGGAAGCATTGGTGAGTCACACGCAGACAAAATTGTTAGAATAATTAATATGGCGATCGAAACAGGAGCTCCCGTGATCGGATTATATGATTCTGGGGGTGCAAGAATACAGGAGGGTGTAGCATCACTACATGGTAGTGGACGAATATTTGCTGCAAACGTTAAAGCTAGTGGGGTTATTCCTCAAATAAGCTTAATACTTGGACCATGTGCTGGAGCAGCATCTTATAGTCCAGCATTAACTGATTTCATAATAATGGTTAAGAATGCTTTCATGTTCATTACTGGTCCAGAAGTTGTTAAAGCAGCGACAGGCGTGGAAACAACATTTACAGAGCTTGGAGGCGCACATATACACTCTGCTACAAGTGGTGTTGCACATTTTGTAACTGATGATGAAGATAGTGCTTTCCAGCTCACTAGGAAGTTATTGTCTTATTTGCCAAACAGCTTCGACGAGGATCCACCATATGTGAAGACAAGCGATCCTATTGATAGAAGAATAGATGAGCTATACGAAATCGTGCCAACAGATCCTATGAAACCATTCGATGTAAGAGAAGTTATTATGAGAATAGTGGATGATGGTGATTTCTTAGAGGTACATCGAGACTATGCTCGTTCAGCTGTTGTAGGTTTTGGGAGAATAGGTGGACATACTGTTGGAATAGTTGCTAATCAACCAATGGTTAATGCTGGAGTCATAGATATAGATGCCTCTAATAAAATTGCTAGATTTGTAAGGTTCTGCGACTCATTCAATATCCCGGTGATAACATTTGTTGATACTCCAGGGTTCATGCCTGGAATAGACCAAGAACATGGAGGTATAATAAGGCATGGAGCCAAGATCCTATATGCATATGCTGAAGCAACAGTCCCAATTATTACTGTAATAATGAGAAAAGCATATGGTGGTGCATACATAGCTATGGGCAGTAGATCTCTTGGCGCAGACATAGTATATGCTTGGCCAACTGCAGAGATAGCTGTTATGGGTCCAGAGGGAGCTGTACGAATACTTTATAGAAAAGAAGCCGCTAAACAACCTAATCCAAAAGAATATTTGGAGAAAAAACTTGTTGAGTATAGGAAAATATTTGCTAATCCATACAGAGCGGCTGAGCTAGGATATGTTGATGACATTATAGATCCGGCATTAACTAGGTTAAAAATCTATAAAGCATTAGAAGCTTTGAAGGCTAAGAAAGAAGAAATGCTTCATATAGTACCTAGGAAACATGGGAACATACCCTTGTAA